Part of the Lichenicola cladoniae genome is shown below.
GGGTTGCCGCTGCTCGGAGTGCTGGTGGTCTGCCTGCTGCTGGCGGGGCGTGAGGCACCGATGCGGATCGCGTCCGGCTTCTGGCCGGGCCTGGACATTCCACTGGGACCCAGGCCCGCCCTGCAGGCCTGGATCACCCCGCCGGACTATGCCGGCGGCGCGCCGATCTTCCTGACCGATCCGCACGGTCGCTACGACGTGCCCGCCGGTGCCACGCTGATGCTGAGCCTGACCGGGCTCGCATCGCGGCCCAGAGTCTCGATGCAGGGAACCGGCCCGGTCCGTTTCGTCCGGCTCTCGCCGACAAGCTGGACCCTCGGACAGCCCCTCACCGGCAGCACGGTGGTCAGCGTGCGCGGCGCCGGCTACCGGCTGGCGGACTGGACCATCACCGTGCAGCCGATCCTGGCACCGGTGGTGAGCTGGGCCTCACCTCCCGGTCCGGCCACCAACGAACCGTGGCAAACCAAACTGCCCTGGTCGGTGTCCCACCGCTACGGCGTACAGACGCTCATGGCCGAGCTCAGGCTGACCAAACCAGGCCGGCGCGACCAGCCGGAGCGGGTCGTTCGCGTGCCGATCCCGATGCCGGGCAGCACGAAATCCGCCAAGGGGGTGGCACTGCCCGACCTTTCGGCCGACCCGTGGGCGGGCGAACCGGTGACCGCGCGACTGCTGGCGACCGATGCATCGGGACAAACCGGCCGCAGTGCCGACGCGGCCTTCACCCTGCCGGCGCGGCCGTTCCGCAATCCGCTGGCGCGCGCGGTGCTGGATGTACGGCGGCGGCTGGCGCTCGGCCGGGAGCAGCCGGCGGAGGCCGCCGACGACCTGCAGGCGCTCGGCGACACGCCGGGTGCCTTCGCGCAGGATAGCAGCCTGTTCCTGAACCTCAGTGCCGATGCCTCGCTGCTTCGGCTTCAGCCTGCATCGCCCGCTGCGACCGACGAGGGCGTGTCCAGGCTGTGGGAGCTGGCGCTGGCACTCGAGGATGGCCTGCACAACGACCGCGACGGAGCGCGCGCGGCGCTCGACGTGCGGGCCGCCCAGGACGGGCTGTCGGCCCAGCTCGAACACATGCGGCAGCTCGGCGACCGCGGCCAGTCGGATCCGGAGCAGGCCAAGCTGCGTGCCAGGATCGATGCGCTGACGGCGGCGATCGCCCACCGGATGCAGGCGCTGGCGGCCCAGGCGCAGCGCGAACACACGGCGCTGCCGCCGATGCCGGACCAGAAGATGCTGGGAGGCCAGGATCTGGCCCGCATGCTGCAGCAGATGCGGGATGCCGCCGCCGCCGGGCATCCGCAGGAGGCGATGCAGATGCTGTCGCGCATGCAGGCGATGCTCGAGCACATGCGCGCCGCGACGCCGCGGGACCTGGAGAGCGCGCGCCAGCAGGCCCAGGCCCAGCAGCAGGCCAAGGAACAGATGGAGGCCGTGCAGGACCTGGTGCAGCGGCAGACCGCGCTGCTCGACCATGCCCAGTCCAGGCAGAACCAGGCCGACGCGGCGGAACAGGCCCGGGCCGGGACGCAGCAGGACGGCGAGGATGCCGTCGACCCGGCCACCCGCGACCTGATGCGCCAGCTCGGCATTCCGGAGGCAAGCCTGCCACCCCGGCGGGCGCCACCGCAGGCCGGATCGCCTCCAGGATCGCCGCAGCAGTCGCCATCCCAGGGAACGCCGCAAGCCGGTGCGACCGGACCGGACCAGCAATCCAGCCAGAAGTCCGACGGCCATGCCCAGCATGTGCTGCGCCGCGCGCTCGGCGAGTTGTCGACCGAGTTCAAGTCGTTGACCGGCAAGGCAGCGGCCGGGCTCAACGACGCCTCGAAGGCGATGGATCGGGCTCGCGACGCGCTGTCCGCAGGCCAGGATGCGCCGGCCGTGACGGCACAGATGCAGGCGCTCGCATCGCTCCAGAAAGGCGCGCAGCAGATGCGCAGTGCGATGTCCGGCAGCGGCAGCGGCGGTGGCAGCGGAATGGCGCTGCTCCCGGGCGACGGCCAGTCCGGGTCCGGCACGGGCAGCGAACCCGGCCAGGACGAGGCCAGCGGTGCCGAGCAGGACGGCAAAAAGGATCCGCTCGGTCGGCATCTGGCATCGGGCCATGCAGGCATGGATGATGGCTCGGACACCCACGTGCCGGACGCGACAGAGACCGGTCGTTCGCGCGAGATCGAGCGCGAGCTGCGCCGCCGGGACAGCGACCGTACTCGCCCGCAGCCCGAGCTGGACTATCTCGACCGCCTGCTCAAGCCGTTCTGATGATCAGCCGCCCGGGATGGTACCCTGCATGAAGTCGAGCTGTATCGTGCGGAACCCGGCACGAGCGGCGATGGTCGGACCGAGTTCGAGATAGGGATCGCCGGTCCCGCCCGCGCGCGGCCACCGGGCGGAGGACACGGACGCCCCGTCCCCGTTCGGATCGCCGGTCGTGGCGAACCGGGTCCAGGCAGTCATCATCGTTTCCGACAATGCTCGGTCCTGGGCGGATGCCAGGCGTCCGAGCGTGCCGAACACGAACGCGACCTCGGCTGCGTGGCGCGGCGGCAAGCCAAGGATCGGTTCGGCAAACACATACCTGAACGCGCGCGGCTCACGCGACGCGCCGGCCCGGCCGAGCATCCGCGCACCCTCGTAGAACAGGCCGTCGCCGATGATGTCGGCACCGGAACGCAGGGCGGATTCGGGATCGTGCGCAGGATAGACCAGTGCCGCCTGCGCGGCCTGCGTGCCGAACAGCAGCGACAGGCGCTGGGCGTAGGCCCCGGGCGACAGGCCGCGCCAATGTGCCGCGAACGACAGGCCCTCGTCGGCATTGGTGCCGATCATCATCGGCATCCGGAACCCGGCCGGTGATTCCAGCAGCGCGTTCGGCTGGTCCGGCAGCACCTGCCCGTCGACCACCGGGAACGGCAGCGGTACCGGTGCCATCCGTGGCGCCCGCGACTGGATCATGAGGTTCGCGGCCACCAGCGACTGCGCCGGGGCACGCCGCAGCGCCGCGAGATCGGACCCGATCGAGAGGCCGGTGCGCTCCGCCTCGGCCAGCGTCATGAAGCGCCAGCCGAGCGCCGGGCTCTCCAGGATCGCCCGGGCAAAAAGCCCGCGCGCCAGCGGCGACGCCAGCAGCATCGCGACCGAGGTGCCGCCGGCGGACTCGCCGAACAGCGTGACCCTGCGCGGATCGCCGCCGAATGCGCCGATATTGGCCTGTATCCAGCGCAGTGCCCGGATCTGGTCGAGCAGCCCGTAATTGCCGGACGTGCCGCCCCCCTCGCGCGTGAGCGCCGGATGGGCCAGGAAGCCGAAAACCCCGAGCCGGTAGTTCAGCGTGACCAGCAACACCTTGTGGCCGGCCAGCGCGGTTCCGTCATAGACCGGCTCGGCGCCGGAGCCGAACACGAAGCCGCCGCCATGCACGAACACCATGACCGGCAGCGGCGGGCCGTGACGCCGAAGCGGCGCCCACACGTTCAGAGACAGGCAATCCTCCGACGGGATCGCGGTGACGTCGCCACGGTGCGACTGCATGCAGGCGGGCCCGGCGCGCGTGGCATCGCGGACCCCGGACCAGGGTAACGGCGGCTGCGGCGGACGCCAGCGCAGTGGTCCGACCGGGGGCACCGCATACGGGATGGCCATGAAGGCCTGCACCCCGGGGTCGTTGGTCGCGCGCCCGAGCAGCGCACCATCCGCGACATGCACCACCGGCCCGGCATCGCCGGCCACCGCCCCGCGCAGGCACACCAGCAGCAGGAACAACAGGAAACAGCCCCGTGGCGATCGGTGCGGGCGATAGCGGTCCGGCAAGGTCATGGCGCGGTCAGTCACCCTGCAGCAGATCTGGACACGTAAGGCAGTCTACCCGATGCCGGGGGCGTTCCGGCGGACGGCATTGCCGCAGACAAACCCGAGAAACGTCCTGACTGCGCGCGACTGATTAAAAGCCCGACTATCGAGAGCACGGACATGGCTGGCTCCGGGACAAGGGCACGATGCCCGGTTCTGCAGGCAAGAGGCACATCAGTCTATCGCAAGGCCGCGATCCGGCAGGCGTCGTCGCTGCCAACATCCAACGGATCCAATTGCGCCCGCGGGTCAGCCGAGCAGCGCACGGACCTCGTCGAAGGATGGGGCCGCGTCCGCCGCACCTCGTCTGGTGGTCGCGAGCGCACCGCACGCGGCAGCGAACCGCACCGCGTCGCCCAGCGTGTCGCCGCGCGCCAGTGCCACCGCCAGCCCGCCATTGAAGCAGTCCCCGGCAGCGACGCTGTCGATCGCCTGCACCTGGAACGGCGGCACGAACCCACTATCCCGTCCGTCGCGCCAGAACACTCCGCGTGCGCCCAGCTTGACGATCGCCCGCGTCAGGCCCTTCGCCTGCAACCGGTCTGCGGCGAGTGCCGCCGAGGCCGCATCGGTCGGCCGGATACCGACCAGCCGTTCGGTCTCGGTCTCGTTCGGCGTCACCAGATCGACCAGGCTCCAGGCCTCGTCCGGCAGGCCGTCCAAAGGCGCGGGTGCCGGGTCCAGGATCACCAGCGCACCGGCGGCCCGCGCACGTCGTGCGGCCTCCAGGCTGGCCGGCATCGGGATTTCGAGCTGCAGCAGCAGCACGCGCGTCTGCCTCAGCAACGCGTCGATGGCATCGACGTCGGTGACATCGAGTTCCATGTTCGCGCCGCCGGCAAAGGTGATCATATTCTCGCTGTTGGCATCGACGCCGATCAGGGCGATGCCGGTCGGATGGTCCGGGTCGCTGCGCAGCGCGGACAGGCCGACACCGAAACCGGCCAGATGGGTCCGCGCGAGCTCCCCGAACGCATCGGTGCCGGTACGCCCGGCCAGCTCGACCCGCAGCCCGAGCGACGCCGCCAGCCTGGAGGCGGCGGCTGCCTGATTGGCGCCCTTGCCGCCGAGCCCCATCGCGTAGCGGCTGGCATGGATGGTCTCGCCCGGACGCGGCAGTCGGTCCGAATAGGCGATGATGTCGATGTTCACGCTGCCGAGCGACAGGATGAGCCCGGCATCCCGCTTGGTTTCGGAAGACATCGATCCTGCTCCTGTCCCGGCCTTTGCAGGAGCTTCTGGCATGTGCGCCGGAGCCGGTCGAGACGTCGCGTCAGCCGGTCGATTCCGGCGCAAGGAACACCGCCGCCAGTCCGATCGCCGCGACGCCGGCCACGTAATGCGCCGGAGCCAGCCTATCGAGATGAACCAGCCACGACACCAGCAACGGGGTGGCGCCGCCGAACACCGCATAAGCGACATTGTAGGAGAAGGAGAGGCCGCTGAACCGAACCGAAGCCGGGAACGCGCGTACCATCAGCACCGGCGTCAGGCTGGCCACGCCGGCACCGGCGCCGGCCAGCAGGTAGAGCCAG
Proteins encoded:
- a CDS encoding DUF4175 domain-containing protein; translation: MSQLPVLARARRQAGRVLWIEQIWPRLLPAIGVLIVVLIASLLTLPQRLPLWLHAALLLAIVACTGLLLYRRLVLLRAPGLRRRDDRIERASGLAHRPLLALGDQPAFDHAGNDATSRIWQAHLHRTEAGLSRLTAGPPRLGLRRHDRYRLGLPLLGVLVVCLLLAGREAPMRIASGFWPGLDIPLGPRPALQAWITPPDYAGGAPIFLTDPHGRYDVPAGATLMLSLTGLASRPRVSMQGTGPVRFVRLSPTSWTLGQPLTGSTVVSVRGAGYRLADWTITVQPILAPVVSWASPPGPATNEPWQTKLPWSVSHRYGVQTLMAELRLTKPGRRDQPERVVRVPIPMPGSTKSAKGVALPDLSADPWAGEPVTARLLATDASGQTGRSADAAFTLPARPFRNPLARAVLDVRRRLALGREQPAEAADDLQALGDTPGAFAQDSSLFLNLSADASLLRLQPASPAATDEGVSRLWELALALEDGLHNDRDGARAALDVRAAQDGLSAQLEHMRQLGDRGQSDPEQAKLRARIDALTAAIAHRMQALAAQAQREHTALPPMPDQKMLGGQDLARMLQQMRDAAAAGHPQEAMQMLSRMQAMLEHMRAATPRDLESARQQAQAQQQAKEQMEAVQDLVQRQTALLDHAQSRQNQADAAEQARAGTQQDGEDAVDPATRDLMRQLGIPEASLPPRRAPPQAGSPPGSPQQSPSQGTPQAGATGPDQQSSQKSDGHAQHVLRRALGELSTEFKSLTGKAAAGLNDASKAMDRARDALSAGQDAPAVTAQMQALASLQKGAQQMRSAMSGSGSGGGSGMALLPGDGQSGSGTGSEPGQDEASGAEQDGKKDPLGRHLASGHAGMDDGSDTHVPDATETGRSREIERELRRRDSDRTRPQPELDYLDRLLKPF
- a CDS encoding carboxylesterase/lipase family protein — encoded protein: MTLPDRYRPHRSPRGCFLLFLLLVCLRGAVAGDAGPVVHVADGALLGRATNDPGVQAFMAIPYAVPPVGPLRWRPPQPPLPWSGVRDATRAGPACMQSHRGDVTAIPSEDCLSLNVWAPLRRHGPPLPVMVFVHGGGFVFGSGAEPVYDGTALAGHKVLLVTLNYRLGVFGFLAHPALTREGGGTSGNYGLLDQIRALRWIQANIGAFGGDPRRVTLFGESAGGTSVAMLLASPLARGLFARAILESPALGWRFMTLAEAERTGLSIGSDLAALRRAPAQSLVAANLMIQSRAPRMAPVPLPFPVVDGQVLPDQPNALLESPAGFRMPMMIGTNADEGLSFAAHWRGLSPGAYAQRLSLLFGTQAAQAALVYPAHDPESALRSGADIIGDGLFYEGARMLGRAGASREPRAFRYVFAEPILGLPPRHAAEVAFVFGTLGRLASAQDRALSETMMTAWTRFATTGDPNGDGASVSSARWPRAGGTGDPYLELGPTIAARAGFRTIQLDFMQGTIPGG
- a CDS encoding ribokinase yields the protein MSSETKRDAGLILSLGSVNIDIIAYSDRLPRPGETIHASRYAMGLGGKGANQAAAASRLAASLGLRVELAGRTGTDAFGELARTHLAGFGVGLSALRSDPDHPTGIALIGVDANSENMITFAGGANMELDVTDVDAIDALLRQTRVLLLQLEIPMPASLEAARRARAAGALVILDPAPAPLDGLPDEAWSLVDLVTPNETETERLVGIRPTDAASAALAADRLQAKGLTRAIVKLGARGVFWRDGRDSGFVPPFQVQAIDSVAAGDCFNGGLAVALARGDTLGDAVRFAAACGALATTRRGAADAAPSFDEVRALLG